CGGCGTTCTGCCGGACGACCTCGGCCAGGTGCGTGGTGATGACCGAGGAGCGGTCGACGACGGTGGCGCCGGCCATCTCCGCCTGCCGCTGCAGCTCGGCCGGCACCCACTTGGCGGGCAGCCCGAACACCGGCTCGCGGGTGGCCCGGCCGGGCAGCCCGTCCAGCGCGTCGCCGATCGCCAGCACCGTGCCGGGCGGCGAGGTGCCCTTGGCCGCCGGGACGCCGTTGAGCCAGATGACGTACTGCGAGGACGGCAGGTCCAGGTTGTCGCGGGTGCGCACCAGCGGGATGACCAGGCCGGTCTCCATCGCGACCTTCCGGCGCAGCGCCTTGACCCGGTCCAGCAGGTCACCGCCGCGGGCGGTGTCGACCAGGTCGACCAGGTCGTAGGCCACCTCGAGCTCCAGCGGGTCGACCCGCATCTTCTCCGCGATCGCCTCGGGGGAGTCCGGCCGGGGCTCGTCGTCCGCGGCGGCCTGCGGGTCGGTGTCCTCCTCGTCGTCCGTCGTCTCCTGCATGCGTGAGGCGGCGAGCAGGAAGGCCGCCCCGATGAGCAGGAACGGCAGCTTGGGCAGCCCGGGGATCAGGCACAGCGCGAGCGACGCGCCGCCGGTGATCCGCACCGGGGACTTGAACCGGCCGAGCTGGGCCAGCAGGTCGGTGCCCATGTCCCCGTCGGAGGCCGAGCGGGTGACGATGATGCCGGTCGCGGTGGACAGCAGCAGCGCGGGGATCTGGGAGACCAGGCCGTCGCCGACGGTCAGCAGCGAGTAGGTGGAGACCGCGTCACCGGGCGCCATGCCCAGCTGCATGACGCCGATCGCCATGCCACCGATGAGGTTGATCAGTGTGATGATGATGGCCGCGATGGCGTCGCCCTTGACGAACTTCGACGCGCCGTCCATCGAGCCGTAGAAGTCGGCCTCGGCGGTGACCTCGGTGCGCCGCCGGCGGGCCTGCTTCTCGTTGATCAGCCCGGCGTTGAGGTCGGCGTCGATGGCCATCTGCTTGCCGGGCATCGCGTCGAGGGTGAAGCGGGCGCCGACCTCGGCCACGCGGCCGGCACCGTTGGTGATGACGACGAACTGGATGATCGTCAGGATCACGAAGATCACCAGGCCGACGATCAGCGAGCCGCCGATGACGAAGTGCCCGAACGCCTCGATGACCTTGCCGGCGTAGCCGTCGGTGAGCACCAGCCGGGTCGAGGAGACGTTGAGCGCCAGCCGGAACAGCGTCGCGATGAGGATCAGCGACGGGAAGACGGCGAAGTCCAGCGGCCGCCGGATCTGCATGGCGACCAGCAGGATCAGCAGCGAGGCGGTGATGTTCAGGCCCAGCAGCAGGTCCAGGACCGCGGCGGGCAGCGGGACGACGAGCATCAGGACGATGGCCACCACGCCGATCGGGACGGCGGCCTTCGAGATCCCTCGCACGGGGGTCTCATCGGCAGCACGCCTCGCGCTGGACACCGCCGTCCGCCCCGGCCGTCCCGCCTACCCCAGACGCAACGTCGGCCCTCCTGCAGTAGAAGGACCCCCTTGCCCCCCGCCACTCGCGAGCTCGCGGCGGGACCCTGCAAGGGGGCCGAGGCGCGGGGGCAGGAGGGTCCTTCTTCAGCGACGGGCGCCGGCGCGGGGCAGGTCCTCGACGTCCGGCGCGGCGAAGCCGGGGCGGTGGACGCCGCCGCGCACGCCCCGCGCCGACAGCTGCATGACGAAGGCCAGCACTCGGGCCACCGCGGTGAACAGCTGGGCCGGCACCTCCTGGCCGATGTCGCAGGAGGCGTGCAGGGCGCGGGCCAGCGGGACGTCGTGGACCAAGGGCACCCGTGCCTCGGCGGCGCGCTCGCGCAGCTTGGCGGCGACCTCGTCGGCGCCCTTGGCCACGACCCGGGGCGCGCCGCGGTCGGGCTGGTAGCGCAGCGCGACGGCGACGTGGGTGGGGTTGACCAGCAGCACGTCGGCGGTGGCGACCTCGGCCATCATCCGGTTGCGCGACATCGCCATCTGGGTGGCCCGCCGCTGGGCCTTGACGTGCGGGTCGCCCTCGGAGTTCTTGTGCTCCTGCTCGATCTCGTACCGGCTCATCTTGAGCTTCTGCATGATCTGGCGGCGGACGATGACGTAGTCGGCGATCGCGATCGTCAGGCCGGTGACCGCGACGACGCGGAACATCAGCACGGCGGACTCGGTGAAGGTCGTGGTGACCGCCGAGAGCGGCAGCGCGCCGGCCGAGGAGACCAGCTCCTGCGCCCGGTCGCTGGTGACCACGACGACGGTGGCCAGCGCCGCGGTCTTGATGATCGCCTTGGCGGCCTCCCACAGTCCGTGGCCGCCGAACATCCGCTTGATCCCCGGGAACGGGTTGAGCTTCTGCAACGTCGGCTTCAGCGGCTTGCCGCTGACGGAGACCCCGCCCTGTGCGGCGGATGCGACGACGCCCACGACCATCAGCGCCACCGCCATCGGCAGCACCACGGTGACGAAGGCGGCCAGTGCCTGCCCGAGCAGCCCGGTCACGGTCTCGACCTCGGGCTCCTCGACCACCACCTCGACCGCCACGAACATCCGGCCGACCTCGTCGTAGGCGTTCCTGACCAGCATCGGCAGCAGGTAGCTGGCCGCCGCCGCGCCGGCCCAGGTGCCGAGCTCCTGAGTCCGCGGGATCTGCCCTTCCTTGCGCGCCTTCTTCAGGCGCTGGGGAGTCGGGGCCTCGGTCTTCTCCCCACCCGGCCCGTCCTTGGCCACGGCTCACCCCCTCCCGGGACCGGCGAGATCGGCGATCTCGCACGCTCGGGAGGCCGCAGCCGGGCGAGACCGCCGATCTCGCCGGGTGGGCGGCACCCGCATCACCCGCTCCGCAGGGAGACCATGGCCCGGACGGCGTGCTCGAGCAGCGCGTCCAGCGCGGGGGGCAGCAGCGGGAAGGTCAGGCCCAGCAGGGTCAGCGTGAGCATGATCTTCACCGGGAAGCCGAAGGCGAAGATGTTGAGCGCGGGCGCGGCGCGGGACAGCAGCGCGAGCGCGACGTCGGCGAGCAGCAGCACCGCGACCATCGGCCCGGCGATCTGCAGCGCCGCCAGGAACATCAGCGACAGCGCGGTGATCAGCACCGGGGCCAGCTGCTCGGTGGGCACCGACCCCCCGACCGGCATCCCCTCGTAGGAGGTGGCGAACCCCCGCACGACCAGCAGGTGCCCGCCGCTGGTGAACAGCAGCGTGGTGGCCAGCATGTGGTGCAGCCGGCCGACCGAGGAGGCGGTCGTCATCGACAGCGGGTCGTAGGCCGGCTGCAGCGAGAAGCCGCCGGTGAGGTCGATGAGGTCACCGGCGTACTGGACGGCGGCGAACAGCACGTGCACGACGAAGCCCAGCGCCGCGCCGATGACCACCTCGGTGAGGGCGCCGACGACGAGGAACCCGGTGGTCGGGGCCGGCATGTCCGCGGCGATGCGGGTCATCAGCGCGACCGACAGGGCCAGCGCCAGCGCGCCCTTCACCGGGGCGGGGATGCTCTTGGAGGTGAACGGCGGGGCCAGCAGGATGAACCCGGTGGCGCGGGCGGTGCCGAGCAGCAGGGCCGCCAGGGTGCCCGCCGGGACCTCGAGGTCCACGGCCGCTACGTCCGGTCGAGCAGCCGGGGCAGCGAGTCGAACAGGGACTGGGTGAAGCTCACCAGCTCGGCGAGCACCCAGTTGCCCGTGACCAGCAGCGCGATCGCGACCGCGATCATCTTCGGCACGAACGACAGCGTCGGTTCCTGGATCTGCGTCGCCGCCTGGAACAGCGAGATGAGGAACCCGACCAGCAGCGCGGTCAGCAGCACGGGCGCGGCGACCTTGGCCCCGACCAGCATCGTCGCCACGGCGATCTCGGTGACGTCGGCGTCACTCATGACTCGACTCCGTGCTCGTTCCGCTCCTCGGTCGACCGCACGGGTCGCCTCCGCGGTCGCTCCGCTCCTCGCTCGCTGGCGCTCGCTGCGATGCTCACGACCCGTCGGCTCCCTGGCGCCCACAGCGGTGCTCGCTCGCGCGTCGTCCTCGTGGCGCTCACCCGTAGCTCCCCACCAGCGCCGTGGTGATCAGCGCCCAGCCGTCGACCACCACGAACAGCAGCAGCTTGAACGGCAGGGAGACGATCACCGGCGGCACCATCATCATGCCCATCGACATGAGCGCGGCGCTGACCAGCATGTCCAGCACCAGGAACGGGATGAACACGACCAGCCCGATGATGAAGGCACTCTTGAGCTCCGAGAGCACGAACGCGGGCACCAGCGTCGTCATGCTCACCGCGGCGGCGTCGGCCGGGGCCTCCTCGCCGGACAGCCCGACCATCAGCGCCAGCTCGTCCTCGCGGGTGTTGTCCAGCAGGAACGCCCGCAGCGGGACGACGCCGACGTCGTAGGACTGCGACACGGTCATGGCGCCGGCGAGGTAGGGCTGCACGGCGGTGTCGTTGATCTCGGTGAGCACCGGGCCCATGACGAACAGGGTCAGGAACAGCGCGATGCCGGTGAGCACGGTGTTCGGCGGGGACATCTGCATGCCCAGCGCGTTCCGGGTCAGCGACAGCACCACGATGATCTTGGTGAAGGACGTGGCGAGCAGCAGCACCGCCGGGGCGACCGACAGCACCGTGATGGCCAGGATCAGCGTGATCGAGGTGCTCGGGCTGCCGCCGCCGATGGAGATGTCCACGCCGCCCTCGACGCCGGGAACCACCGGCGCGACCGGGGCCGTCGGGGCGACCGGCGCCTCGACGGCGGACGCCGGCCCCGCCAGCAGCGCGAGCAGGACGCCGAGCAGCGCCGCGAGCAGCAGGACCAGCCCCACGCGCCGCGCGACCGGGACGCCCCGGACCGGGGCGGGGGAGGCGGTCATCAGCGGCGAACCGTCCGGTCCCGCAGCTGCGAGACGAAGGTCGTCCAGCCGTCGCGGTCGAACACCGAACCGGCCAGCGCGCCGGGCGCCCCGGCCATCGCCGGCTGCGCGGCCCGCTGCTCGGCGACGGCCTCGGCGACCGCGTCGCCGTCCACCTCGGCCAGCAGGGTGACCTGCTCCTCGGTGGAGCCGACGACCAGCACGCGCCCGGCGATCCGGACGACGCTGACGCTGCTGGCCCGGCCCATGCGCTGCCGGGCGACGACCTCGATCAGCCCGTTGCCCTGGCCGAGGCCGCGCTTGCGCGCCACCCCTGCCGCGAACCACAGCACGCCGGCGATCAGGGCCAAGGAGAGCACCAGCCGGATGACCATCCACGTCATGCCCGGGAGCCGATCTCGGAGGCGGCGGCGTCGGTGATGATCTCGCTGATCCGCAGGCCGAAGTCCTCGTCGACGACGACCACCTCGCCGCGGGCGATCAGCGTGCCGTTGACCAGCAGGTCGGCCGGTGCGCTGGCGGCGCGGTCGAGCTCGACGACCTCGCCGGGGTGCAGGGAGAGCAGCTCGCCGACGGTCATCCGGGTGCGGCCGATCTCGACGGTGACCTCCATGGCCACGTGCCGCAGCAGGTCCAGGCTGCCGCGCTGGGTGCGCGGCTGGGGCAGGGTCACCTGCAGGGCGAGGACCGCCTCGACGGTGCCGCCGGCGGCCATCAGCGGGACGGCGACGAACATGCCCTTGTCCCGCAGACCGTCCAGCGCGGCGTCGGGCTCCTCGGTGCGCTCGGCGTCCACCCGCACCCGGCCCAGGGTGGCCGCGGCGGCCTCCAGGGCCGGGCGCAGCGCGGTGGCGACGTCCATCGGGCCCACGGGGGAGTTGGCGAGGGCGTCGACGACCTCGGCGGACACCACCAGCACGACGTCCCCGCTCACCTCCCCGGACAACCGCGCGGCCACCGCGGTGGTGGCCGTCGCCGGGACGAGGACGGCGTCGGGGTCGCTGACCGGCGCGCCGGGGACGAGCTCGGCCGTCGCCGGCACCAGCGCGGCCGCGGCGCGGGCCGCCGACGCCACGACGGCGATCACGGTCTCGGAGGCCTGGGAGTGGTCCACGGAGGAGGTCATGCGGAGTCCTTCTGGGCCGGGGGGACGGAGCTGTGGGCAGCGCGCTGGCCGGCGGCCGGCGTGGGGACGATGGCCGCGGCGAGCCGGCGGCGGTGGTTGCTGGCGATGGCGTGGGCGAAGGTCACGTCGTTGGTGGTGACCTCGAGCGGGGCGTCCTGCGGGTGGCGCAGCAGCAGCACGTCGCCGATCGCGAGGGAGAGCAGGTCCTCGGAGGACACCTCGAGCGCGCTGAACCGCACGCCGACGTCCACGGGCACCTGGGTGAGCCGCTCGGTCAGCGCCTCCAGGGCGCGCCGCCGCTTGGCCTGCGCGGACTCCGACAGCTGCGGGGAGGCGGCGTTGTTCAGCGGGGTCTGGAAGGAGGAGAACGGCAGCACCAGCGTGGCCACCCCGCTGCGGGCGCCGATGCCCATGGTGAAGGAGGCCACCATCACCGTGTCCGACCCGGCCGCGGCCTGGGCCAGCTGCGGGTTGTACTCGACCTCGCTGAGCTCGGGCTGCAGCTCGAGGATGTGCGCGAAGGAGGCGGTGAACTCCTGCAGCAGCCGGCCGATCAGGTGCCGGGTGATCGACGTCTCCATGATCGTCATCGGCCGCGCGGGCTGCTCCGCGGCGCCGGAGCCGCCGAGCATGTGGTCGACGGCGGCCATCGCGACGTCCAGCGGGTAGGCCAGCACGCCCTTGCCGGCCAGCGGCTCGATGGTGAAGGTGACGATGAAGCACGGGTCGGGCAGCGTCGCGACGTAGTCGTCGTAGGACTGCTGCTCGATGCCCAGCAGCTCCAGGCGCGCACCGGCCCGCAGCATCGAGGTGAGCACCGTCGTGGCCTGCCGGGAGAACGCCTCCTGGGCGATCTGCAGCACCCGCACGTGCTCGCGGGAGAGCTTGGTGGGGCGGCGGAAGTCGTAGGTCCGGGGCTCGCCGCGGCGGCTGCGCCCGGTGGGGGCGGGTCCGGTGTCGGGGCGGGTCACGCCTGGGTTCATCGGCGGGGGACGCGACCGCCCTGACCAGCGGCGGGGGGCGCTGCCGGTCAGGGCGGGCGGGTGTGACGGGTGGTGCCGGCGGGGCTCACCTCGGGGTGCGCCCCGGTGGTCACTGGGTGACGTACTCCGTGAGGTAGATGCCCTTCACGAACGGGACGCCGTCCTCCGTGTAGGCCTCGACGATCTTCTGCTCGAGGGCCTCCTTGAGCGCGTCCCGGGCACCCACCACGTCGGCCGGCTGGGCCTGGGAGTAGGTGGAGATGACCAGGTCGAGGGCCTTGGCGCCGTCGACCCCGCCGCCGCCGTGCCCGTCCCCGGCGGCCGCGACGGTGTAGTCCAGGGTGATGCCGATCTTGAGGTAGCCGCCGCCGGCGAGGTTCACCGCGATCGGCTCCAGCGCCGCGTACCCGGCGTGCTCGGGCTCGGCGGCGGCCTCGGCCTCCCCGCTGCCGGCGAAGAGGAAGAAGTACGCCGCGCCGGCGACCGCGAGCAGCGCCACGACGCCGATCAGCAGCAGCTTCTTCTTGCCGCCGCCGGTCGCCTCGCCGTCCGCGGGGGTCTCGTCCTTCTTCTTGTCAGCCATCGGTGCCTTCCTGGGTCAGCCCGGCGTCCAGGCCGGGGAGCAGTTCGTTGGCCTCCGCGGAGGCGGTGGACTGGACGACGACGTCGACGCGGCGGTTCACGCCGATCGCCGTCGGGTCCGACGGGGGGACCAGCGGGGCGGTGTCGGCGTAGCCGTTGGCGACCATCCGGGGCCCCGGGATGCCGGTGGCCGCCAGGTACCGGACGACGGTCGTCGCGCGGTAGGCCGACAGCTCCCAGTTCGACGGCCACACCCCGCCGGGGGTGACCGGCAGGTGGTTGGCGTGCCCCTCGACGCCCAGGGAGTTGGGCAGCCCGGCCAGCGTGGGCGCCACGGCGTCGAGGATGGCCCGGCCCTCCGGGCGCAGCACGGCCTGCTCGGCGTCGAAGAGCACCTGGTCGGCGACGATGTGCACCACCAGCCCGCGCTCGTCGATCTCGTAGCGGGCCGCGCCGGCGTACCCGGCGGCGGTCAGGGCGGCGTCGATCCGGTCCCGGATCGCGGCGAGGTCCTCGTACTGGGCCTGCGCCTCGGCGGCGACCTGCCGGGCCTCGGCGAGCGCGGCGGCCGCGGCGGCGGCGTCCACCTCCGCCTGGGCGACGGTCTCCTCCGGCGCGATGGCCGAGGCGATGTCGATGGCCCCGGGCAGCCCGTCGAGCACCGAGCCCTCCGGGGTGGGCCCGGGCTGCACGGTGATGGGCCCGCCGAGGCTCGCGGACAGGCCCTTGGCCAGGGCGGCGAACTTCGTCTGGTCCACCTGGCTCATCGCGTAGAGCACCACGAAGGTCACCAGCAGCAGGGTCACCATGTCGGCGTAGGAGACCAGCCACCGCTCGTGGTTCTCGTGCTCCTCCTCCTCGTGCTTCTTGCCGCGCCGACTCCCGCCGTGCCCGGCGCTCACCGGGCCGCTCGGCGGGTGCGGCGGGGGGCGGTCACGCCGCCTCCCGGGCCAGTTCGCTGGGCGGGATGAGGGAGTTGAGCTTGAGCCGGACGGCGCGCGGGCTGGTGCCGGCCTGGATCTCCGCGATGCCCTCGACGAGCAGCTCCATCTGGGCGGCCTTGAGCTCGCTGACCCGCAGGATCTTGGCGCCCATGGGCAGGAACCAGAAGTTCGCGGCCATGACGCCCCACAGGGTGGCGACGAACGCCGCGGCGATCATCGGGCCCAGCGCCTCGGGGTTGCTGAGGTTGGCCATCACGTTCATCAGGCCGACGATGCAGCCGACGATGCCGATGGTCGGTGCGTAGCCGCCCATCGCGGTCATGAACTTGGCGGCGACCTTGTCCTCGGTCTTGCGGGCGGCGATCTCGCTCTCCAGGACGGTGCGCAGCTCCTCGGGGTCGGTGCCGTCGATGCCCATCTGCAGGCCGCGCTTGAGGAACGGGTCCTCGATCTGCTTGACCTGCGCCTCCAGCGCCAGCAGGCCCTCCTTGCGGGCCTTCTCCGCGAGGCTGACCAGGGTCTGGATCTGCTCGGTGGCCGGCGGCACCCTGGCCGGCATCAGGGCAGCCTTGAACCAGCCGGGCATCTTCTTGAGGTCGTCCATCGTCTGGTGCGCCATCGCCGCACCGAAGGTGGCGACGAGGACGAGGATGATCGCCGGCAGGAAGAGCAGCGACATCGGGTCGGACCCCTCCATGATCATGAAGACCAGGAGGGCGACCATGGAGACGACGAACCCGATCAGGGTGGCGGGGTCCACGGGGTCAGCGCTCCTCGCGAGCCGGGAAGGGCACGACGGAGGCGCTCGCGTCCTCCTCGGCACGGGACGGCGAGCGGTACGTTCCGCGGTCCATCTCGTAGGCGGTGGCGAGGATGCTGGCGCGGTACTCGCGGATCTCCACGAGCACGTCGTCCACGCTCTCCGAGACGATGTACCGGGTGCCGTCGACGAGGAACACGACGGTGTCGGGGTGCCCCTCCACGCGCTCCACCAGGTCGGGGTTGAGCGCGAACCGCTCACCGTTCAGGCGCGTCACACGGATCACGGCGGTCCTTCCGCTCGTTCGGGGAGGGGTGGCAGCACCCGCGCACGGGGCCGCCGGTCTCCGGTTGTCATCGGCCCCGCGCGGGCGCGCCTTGAGCCGAACGGGCCGCCTCACCCCTCCGGGTGAGCGGCGGTGACCTGCACCGACACCGGGTGCCGAGACGACGAGATCGCCGATCTCGCACGCTTCCACGGGCGGGAACGTGCGAGATCGGCGATCTCGACGGGAGCGACGGCTACCGCTTGAGGTTGACCAGGTCCTGGAGCACCTCGTCGGAGCTGGTGATGACGCGGCTGTTGGCCTGGAAGCCGCGCTGGGCCACGATCAGCCCGGTGAACTCCTCGGCGAGGTCGACGTTGGACATCTCCAGCGCGCCGGCCACCAGGGAGCCGCGTCCGCCGGTACCGGCCTCGCCGATGTTCGGGACGCCGGAGTTGTTGGCGGCGCGGAAGGTGCTGCCGCCGGCCTTCTCCAGCCCACCGGGGTTGGCGAAGGAGGCCATGGCCAGCCGGCCCAGCGTCTGCCGCTCCCCGTTGGAGAAGGAGCCGGTGATCGTCCCGTCGTTGCCCAGGGCGAAGGACTCCAGCGTCCCGGCGGCGTAGCCGTCCTGCTCCGGTGCCGTCACCGTGCCCGGGCTGCCGTACTGGGTCATGGTGCTGATGTCGATCGCCACGGCCCGGCCGTCGATGGTCAGCGCCAGCTCGTCGATGCTCGTGGCCGTGAGCCTGCCGGTGGCCGCGTCGAAGGTGATGTCCTGACCCGTCGCGCCGTTCACCGGGGTCCGGGGCTGGTTGGTGGGACTGACCGGCGCAGTGGGGTCGAACGCCGGGTTCGGGATGGCGGCGACGACGTTCCAGGCCCCGTCCCCGACGGCCCCGGTCTTGGTGAAGGTGAACGTGACCGGCACCTCGTTGCCGAGGTCGTCGAAGACGGTGAGCGGGGTCTCGATCGTCGTCGCAGGAGCCGGGGGAGTGGTGGTGGCCGGGGTGGCGTCCGCCGGGAGGTTGCCGGCGACCACACCGGTCGTGGTGGCTCGCGGTGCGATCGTCTGACCGGCGGGGACGGAGAGCGCACCGATGGGGCCGTTCGTGTTCACCACCCCGGTGGCGTCGGCCGCCCAGCCCTGCAGCTTGGCCCCGCTGGGGGTGACCAGGTTGCCGGCGGCGTCGAAGTTGAAGGAGCCGGCGCGGGTGTAGAGCTGCTGGGCGCCGGTCTGCACGACGAAGAAGCCGTCGCCCTCGATCATGAAGTCCGTCGAGCGACCGGTGTTCTGGGTCGAGCCCTGGCCGAAGTTGGTGGTGATGCCGGCGACCTTGACGCCCAGCCCGACCTGGGCGGGGTTGGTGCCGCCGACCTCCGCGCGAGGGGCCGAGCCGTTGCGCACGGCCTGCGACAGGGTGTCCTCGAACACGGTCTGCGAGGCCTTGAAGCCCACCGTGTTGACGTTGGCGATGTTGTTGCCGGTCACGTCGAGCTTCGTCTGGTGGGCGCGCAGCCCGGAGATCGCGGAGTTCATGGAACGCAGCACGGGGTGCTCCTGAGGGTGGGGGGAGGGGATGGAGTGGCCCCCTCGCAGGGCCCCGCCGTGAGCGTGCGAACGGTGGGGGGCGAGGGGGTCCTTCTTCAGCTGGTGCCGGGCACGGAGATCTCGGTGAGCCGGCCGAGGGGGACGTCCACGCCGCCCACGACGGCGCTCGGCTCGTCGCCGCTGATCTTCACCGAGCCGACCGTGCCGGTGACGGTCCCGCCGGACTCGTCGGTGTAGCTGACGGTCTGCCCGACGAGGGCGCCGGCGCCCAGCGAGCGCTGCAGGGTCGCCATGGCGGAGTTCTGCGCGGCGATCTGCTCCAGCTTCTCCACCTGGGTGAACGTCGCGGTCTGCGACATGAACTCGGTGGTGCTGGTCGGGCTGTTCGGGTCCTGGTAGCGCATCTGGGCGACCAGCAGCTGCAGGAACACGTCCTTGCCCATCTGGTCGGTGCGGGTGACGGTGCTGGTGGCGGGCGGGGTGGTGGCGCCCACCACCCCGGCGACGGCATCGGGCATCGGTCGTTGCTCCTCTCGGCCCCGGACGTCTCAGACTCGGACGTCGAGGCCGGACGACGGGACGGTGGACGGGCGGGCGGGGGTCGTACGGGTCTGGTCGGCGTCGGAGCCGCGCAGCCAGGGCCGGCCGCGGCCGTCGGGCTGCCCCTGCTGGCCGGCGCGGTCGCCGGCCGCCTGCTGCTGGGCCGAGGTCCAGGACCCGCCGGTCTCGCGGTCGACCGAGGCGCCGGTGCAGGTCAGCCCGGCCCCGGCCAGGTCGCGGCGCAGGTCGGGCAGGGCCTCGGTCAGCGCGGCGCGGCCGGCCTCGGTGGCGCTGCGCAGGCTGAGGTCGACCGCACCCTGGGCCACGGTCACCTGCACCTCGACCGGCCCGAGGGTCTCCGGGGTGAGCACCACGGTCATCGTGTGCGTGCCGTCGGGGGCGCTGCGCAGGACGGCGACCTGCTGCGCGACCTGGCCGGAGACCGGCGGCGCCGGTGCGGCCGGGCTGGTCGCCGCGGCCGCCGGAGCAGGCGCCGAGGCGGCGGCGGGTGCGGCGGGTGCGGACGTCGGGGCCGTCGCCGGCGTGGCCGGGACCGGCGCCGGCGGCTCCCCCTCGGGGGCGGTCCCGGTGTCGGCACCCGCGCCCTCGCCGGGAGCCGGTGCGGCCACGGCCACGGCCGGGGTCGACGTCGGCGGGCCCGCGACCGGGGCGCCGTCCCCTGCCGCCCGGGCGGCGGTCTGCGGGCCGGCGAGCACCACGGTCAGCCCGGGCAGCGGGCCGGTGCCCGGCGCGGCGGTGGTCGCGGCGGGCGGGGCCGGCGTGGACACCCCGGCGACGGCCGGGCCGGGGACCGGGCCGGTCGGTGCGCCCGGCGGGACGGCGGGCGCACCGGCACCCGGGACGGCGGACGGGGAGGGCGCCCCGGCGGCGGCTCCCGTGGCGGGCCCGGCGACGACGACGGCGGGGTCGCCGACCGCGCCGACCGCGCCGACGGCGGCGGTCGGGGCGACCGAGCCGGTCGGCGCGACCGGGGTGACCGGAGCAGAGGTGCCGGCGGTGGCCGGGCCCGTCGTGCCGGGGACCGCACCGGGCCCGAGACCGGTGAGCAGCGCCCACAGGGCCGGCGGCATGCCCGCCGGGGAGACGCCGGGGACCGCCGGCTGGGTGGTCGCCAGCACGACCTCGGCGGCCGGCGCCGCAGGAGGGTCCTCGCCGTCGGCGGCCGGCTCCTGGTCGCGGGGTGCCCCGGATCCGCTCGTGACCGCGTCGTCCAGGGCGCCGTCCAGGGCGCTGGCGAAGCGCTCGCCGCCACCCGGGGAGTCCGGAGCCGCCGGGCCGGCGCCCGGGGTGGGTGCGGGTGCCGCCGGGGCGAGGGGAGCGGTCATCGGAGGGCCTCTGCCTTGCTCATCACGGAGCGCACGTAGTCCTGGGTCTCGGGGTAGGGCGGGATGCCGCCGTGACGGCGCACGGTGCCGGGCCCGGCGTTGTAGGCGGCCAGGCCCAGCTCGGTGGAGCCGAACTGCCCGGTCAGGTCGGCCAGGTAGCGGGCCGCGCCGTCGACGGCGGAGGCGGGGTCGAACGGGGCCACGCCCAGGCCGCGGGCGGTGGCGGGCATGAACTGCATGAGGCCCTGGGCGCCGGCGGGGGAGACCGCGGAGGCGTCGAAGCCGGACTCCTGCTGGGCGACGGCGGCCAGCAGCGCGGGGTCGACGCCGTGCCGGGCGCCGGC
This window of the Geodermatophilus sp. DSM 44513 genome carries:
- the flhA gene encoding flagellar biosynthesis protein FlhA, which codes for MRGISKAAVPIGVVAIVLMLVVPLPAAVLDLLLGLNITASLLILLVAMQIRRPLDFAVFPSLILIATLFRLALNVSSTRLVLTDGYAGKVIEAFGHFVIGGSLIVGLVIFVILTIIQFVVITNGAGRVAEVGARFTLDAMPGKQMAIDADLNAGLINEKQARRRRTEVTAEADFYGSMDGASKFVKGDAIAAIIITLINLIGGMAIGVMQLGMAPGDAVSTYSLLTVGDGLVSQIPALLLSTATGIIVTRSASDGDMGTDLLAQLGRFKSPVRITGGASLALCLIPGLPKLPFLLIGAAFLLAASRMQETTDDEEDTDPQAAADDEPRPDSPEAIAEKMRVDPLELEVAYDLVDLVDTARGGDLLDRVKALRRKVAMETGLVIPLVRTRDNLDLPSSQYVIWLNGVPAAKGTSPPGTVLAIGDALDGLPGRATREPVFGLPAKWVPAELQRQAEMAGATVVDRSSVITTHLAEVVRQNAADLLGREDVRLLVEMVKRTHPVVVDELTPALLTLGEVQRVLHGLLAENVSIRDLVRIFEALSVRAKTSTDVDGLVEAARSALGAAISHPYVTPDEQLHVLTLDPAFEQRLLEAVRHSEGGQVLALDAGTVDALVNGCTGLLTDAERLGLAPVLVCSPQVRAALSRLMRQILPRLPVISYTEVSRTAQIESLGVVNGAFAVR
- a CDS encoding flagellar biosynthesis protein FlhB; translated protein: MAKDGPGGEKTEAPTPQRLKKARKEGQIPRTQELGTWAGAAAASYLLPMLVRNAYDEVGRMFVAVEVVVEEPEVETVTGLLGQALAAFVTVVLPMAVALMVVGVVASAAQGGVSVSGKPLKPTLQKLNPFPGIKRMFGGHGLWEAAKAIIKTAALATVVVVTSDRAQELVSSAGALPLSAVTTTFTESAVLMFRVVAVTGLTIAIADYVIVRRQIMQKLKMSRYEIEQEHKNSEGDPHVKAQRRATQMAMSRNRMMAEVATADVLLVNPTHVAVALRYQPDRGAPRVVAKGADEVAAKLRERAAEARVPLVHDVPLARALHASCDIGQEVPAQLFTAVARVLAFVMQLSARGVRGGVHRPGFAAPDVEDLPRAGARR
- the fliR gene encoding flagellar biosynthetic protein FliR, translating into MDLEVPAGTLAALLLGTARATGFILLAPPFTSKSIPAPVKGALALALSVALMTRIAADMPAPTTGFLVVGALTEVVIGAALGFVVHVLFAAVQYAGDLIDLTGGFSLQPAYDPLSMTTASSVGRLHHMLATTLLFTSGGHLLVVRGFATSYEGMPVGGSVPTEQLAPVLITALSLMFLAALQIAGPMVAVLLLADVALALLSRAAPALNIFAFGFPVKIMLTLTLLGLTFPLLPPALDALLEHAVRAMVSLRSG
- the fliQ gene encoding flagellar biosynthesis protein FliQ, producing the protein MSDADVTEIAVATMLVGAKVAAPVLLTALLVGFLISLFQAATQIQEPTLSFVPKMIAVAIALLVTGNWVLAELVSFTQSLFDSLPRLLDRT
- the fliP gene encoding flagellar type III secretion system pore protein FliP (The bacterial flagellar biogenesis protein FliP forms a type III secretion system (T3SS)-type pore required for flagellar assembly.), with the protein product MTASPAPVRGVPVARRVGLVLLLAALLGVLLALLAGPASAVEAPVAPTAPVAPVVPGVEGGVDISIGGGSPSTSITLILAITVLSVAPAVLLLATSFTKIIVVLSLTRNALGMQMSPPNTVLTGIALFLTLFVMGPVLTEINDTAVQPYLAGAMTVSQSYDVGVVPLRAFLLDNTREDELALMVGLSGEEAPADAAAVSMTTLVPAFVLSELKSAFIIGLVVFIPFLVLDMLVSAALMSMGMMMVPPVIVSLPFKLLLFVVVDGWALITTALVGSYG
- a CDS encoding flagellar biosynthetic protein FliO: MTWMVIRLVLSLALIAGVLWFAAGVARKRGLGQGNGLIEVVARQRMGRASSVSVVRIAGRVLVVGSTEEQVTLLAEVDGDAVAEAVAEQRAAQPAMAGAPGALAGSVFDRDGWTTFVSQLRDRTVRR
- the fliN gene encoding flagellar motor switch protein FliN; this encodes MTSSVDHSQASETVIAVVASAARAAAALVPATAELVPGAPVSDPDAVLVPATATTAVAARLSGEVSGDVVLVVSAEVVDALANSPVGPMDVATALRPALEAAAATLGRVRVDAERTEEPDAALDGLRDKGMFVAVPLMAAGGTVEAVLALQVTLPQPRTQRGSLDLLRHVAMEVTVEIGRTRMTVGELLSLHPGEVVELDRAASAPADLLVNGTLIARGEVVVVDEDFGLRISEIITDAAASEIGSRA